A genomic window from Halogeometricum borinquense DSM 11551 includes:
- the purQ gene encoding phosphoribosylformylglycinamidine synthase I — MTVSVIQFGGSNCDRDAVRALEHLGIDAERVWHEDELPEDVTGIMLPGGFSYGDYLRAGSMAAQSPILDDVREAAADGTPVLGVCNGAQVGCESSLTEGAFTTNESARFQCEHVYLRVENAETPWTAAYEEGDVIEIPIAHGEGRFEISEDRYEQLVEEDRILFRYCDADGNVTEEANPNGSRGNVAGIRGDDENVGVLMPHPERATLPDLNGSTDGSGVLRGFETA, encoded by the coding sequence ATGACGGTCTCAGTGATACAGTTCGGCGGGTCGAACTGCGACCGAGACGCCGTCCGTGCCCTGGAACACCTCGGTATCGACGCTGAGCGTGTCTGGCACGAAGACGAACTCCCCGAGGACGTAACTGGTATCATGCTTCCCGGCGGGTTCTCCTACGGGGATTACCTCCGTGCGGGTTCGATGGCTGCCCAGTCACCCATTCTAGACGATGTCCGCGAAGCAGCAGCGGACGGGACGCCCGTTCTCGGCGTCTGCAACGGTGCCCAAGTCGGCTGTGAGTCATCCCTCACCGAAGGCGCGTTCACAACGAACGAAAGCGCCCGCTTCCAGTGTGAACACGTCTATCTCCGCGTTGAGAACGCCGAAACGCCGTGGACCGCGGCCTACGAGGAGGGCGACGTGATCGAGATACCTATCGCGCACGGCGAAGGGCGCTTCGAGATCAGCGAGGACCGCTACGAACAGTTGGTCGAAGAAGACCGAATCCTGTTCCGCTACTGCGACGCTGACGGAAACGTCACCGAGGAGGCAAATCCCAACGGATCACGCGGCAACGTCGCTGGCATCCGCGGCGACGACGAGAACGTCGGTGTACTGATGCCGCATCCCGAACGCGCGACGCTTCCGGACCTGAACGGCAGCACCGACGGTTCGGGCGTCCTCCGCGGATTCGAGACGGCGTAA
- a CDS encoding methyltransferase domain-containing protein, whose amino-acid sequence MGDTLEYDEKEARQEAAIYRTQAAADRRELVRETLDLQRGDRVLSIGCGPGFEPAELAGAVGESGYVHGIDRSEAMLTLANQRCDDLPQAALSKGNALDLPVADESFDAAVAVQVFEYLDRVDAAVNELARVLRPGGRAVVCDADFDSLVWRSPNPARMERVLDAFDDHCPWPHLGSRLAPLLRDAGLTIERVEPNTMLETRLNDESFAYHLMEFIKDYAANHDSIGSDEASAWVADLREHEENGATFFNFTQYLYRVRKSK is encoded by the coding sequence ATGGGTGATACACTAGAGTACGACGAAAAGGAAGCGCGACAGGAGGCGGCGATATACCGGACACAAGCGGCGGCCGACCGGCGTGAACTCGTCAGAGAGACGCTCGACCTACAACGGGGTGATCGAGTACTTTCGATCGGTTGCGGACCCGGATTTGAGCCAGCCGAACTCGCCGGAGCAGTCGGTGAGAGTGGATATGTTCACGGTATCGACCGTAGCGAGGCCATGCTCACACTGGCGAATCAGCGGTGCGACGACCTCCCGCAGGCGGCGCTGTCGAAGGGCAATGCCCTCGACCTCCCGGTTGCAGACGAGTCATTCGATGCCGCCGTCGCCGTACAGGTATTCGAGTATCTCGACAGGGTTGACGCGGCGGTCAACGAACTCGCTCGGGTTCTCCGGCCCGGTGGGAGGGCGGTCGTCTGTGACGCTGACTTCGACTCGCTCGTGTGGCGGTCACCAAACCCCGCGCGGATGGAACGGGTTCTGGACGCGTTCGACGACCACTGTCCGTGGCCCCATCTGGGTTCGCGTCTCGCGCCCTTGCTACGGGACGCGGGACTGACAATCGAACGAGTCGAACCGAACACCATGCTCGAAACGCGCCTGAACGACGAGAGTTTCGCCTACCACCTGATGGAGTTTATCAAGGACTACGCCGCAAACCACGACAGCATCGGCTCCGACGAGGCATCTGCGTGGGTAGCAGACCTCCGTGAACACGAGGAGAACGGAGCGACGTTCTTCAACTTCACACAGTATCTCTACCGCGTTCGAAAGAGCAAGTAG
- a CDS encoding GNAT family N-acetyltransferase: protein MDVAIRAAAPTDVASIRDVAKRAWKAAHEPIVGTDAMESFLSEYYDAESFQARIDCDETILDVAVEGGTVVGYILASPNADDETTFDLSSIYVTRMRWGEGIGQQLLDHVERRVREHGGERIQLGVMAENDRAVRFYEAADYRQDGEFHDEHLGVPGYTYVKTV, encoded by the coding sequence ATGGACGTGGCGATCCGAGCGGCGGCCCCCACGGACGTTGCATCGATTCGTGACGTTGCAAAGCGCGCGTGGAAAGCGGCCCACGAACCGATAGTCGGGACCGACGCCATGGAGTCGTTTCTGTCGGAGTATTACGATGCTGAGTCGTTTCAGGCACGAATTGATTGCGATGAGACCATCCTTGACGTTGCGGTTGAGGGCGGCACTGTCGTCGGATACATTCTCGCCTCACCGAACGCAGACGACGAAACGACGTTCGACCTCAGTTCGATATACGTCACTCGGATGCGGTGGGGAGAGGGAATCGGCCAGCAGTTGCTGGACCACGTCGAACGCCGCGTCCGCGAACACGGTGGCGAGCGGATTCAGTTGGGTGTCATGGCCGAAAACGACCGGGCCGTCCGGTTCTACGAGGCGGCAGACTACCGGCAGGATGGCGAGTTCCACGACGAACATCTCGGCGTGCCGGGATACACGTACGTGAAAACAGTGTGA
- a CDS encoding formyltetrahydrofolate deformylase, with the protein MTDLTEITVIGGDKTGLIANVTTLLFERGINVEDLDQAVRDGIFRMTLHADTSEMVCTEETLRDALHDLGDDLGVDVQVRFPSDRDTQQIAVLATKESHCLEALFEAWANGDLDADISVVIGNRDHLRPLAERYDVPFYNVGDEKGSPDEDELLDLLDEYDADLVVLARYMRILSPNVVFRYEDRIINIHPSLLPAFPGAAAYRQAKEEGVRIAGVTAHYVTTDLDQGPIITQRAFDVPDDASLEEIKSLGQPLEADALLEAVQLHLDDAVSVHRGRTSLRPGADDADYQLGMTDEATAANPDRPIDGLADALQADVGVADGGTVDDGASTDEEEQREAEAADSDTPESNEDEAEAAPNPSDD; encoded by the coding sequence ATGACAGATCTCACCGAAATTACGGTCATCGGAGGAGACAAAACTGGACTTATCGCGAACGTCACCACGCTGTTGTTCGAACGCGGAATCAACGTCGAGGATCTCGATCAGGCCGTCCGAGACGGTATCTTCCGCATGACGCTGCACGCGGATACCTCCGAGATGGTCTGTACCGAGGAGACGCTTCGGGACGCACTGCACGACCTCGGTGACGACCTCGGCGTTGACGTACAGGTTCGCTTCCCGTCCGACCGTGACACCCAGCAGATCGCCGTTCTCGCCACCAAGGAGAGCCACTGTCTCGAAGCGCTGTTCGAGGCGTGGGCCAACGGCGACTTGGACGCCGATATCTCGGTCGTGATCGGGAACCGCGATCACTTGCGACCGCTCGCGGAACGGTACGACGTGCCGTTCTACAACGTCGGTGACGAGAAAGGCTCACCCGACGAGGACGAACTGCTCGACTTGTTGGACGAGTACGACGCCGACCTCGTGGTACTGGCCCGCTACATGCGTATCCTCAGCCCGAACGTGGTCTTCCGCTACGAGGACCGCATCATCAACATCCATCCGTCCTTGCTCCCGGCATTCCCCGGCGCGGCCGCTTACCGGCAGGCGAAAGAGGAGGGCGTCCGCATCGCCGGCGTCACTGCCCATTACGTAACGACGGACCTCGATCAGGGTCCTATCATCACCCAACGGGCGTTCGACGTGCCCGACGACGCCTCCCTAGAGGAGATCAAGTCGCTCGGCCAACCGCTCGAAGCGGACGCGCTCCTTGAGGCGGTTCAACTCCATCTCGACGATGCCGTGAGCGTCCACCGCGGGCGCACCAGTCTCCGACCGGGTGCCGACGACGCCGACTACCAACTCGGGATGACCGACGAGGCGACGGCGGCGAATCCCGACCGACCAATCGACGGTCTCGCAGACGCACTCCAAGCGGACGTGGGAGTCGCCGACGGCGGCACCGTAGACGACGGAGCGAGTACCGACGAGGAAGAACAGCGGGAGGCCGAAGCAGCAGACAGCGACACGCCAGAGTCGAACGAGGACGAAGCGGAGGCGGCGCCGAACCCTTCGGACGACTGA
- a CDS encoding SIR2 family NAD-dependent protein deacylase: MDEQMAALADEISAADGVTVLTGAGVSNASGVPTFRGEEGIWNNEFDPADFRMDRFERDPAGFWTDRLELHERMFGDVTGPNDAHRALARLEDLGVVDVVVTQNTDGLHAEAGTNRLIELHGNNARSVCVECGESVPTETALDDVRAGNSPPSCPVVGCTGHLKPDVVLFGERLPGGAYDSARRMAWESDVFIVVGSSLTVVPASTLPEEAAERGQLAIFDTGETEKDHLAHYLVRGDATETLPALVEAVQARLGREADTRGVENVTQEG, from the coding sequence ATGGATGAACAGATGGCCGCGCTAGCAGACGAAATTTCTGCGGCCGATGGGGTAACCGTACTGACAGGTGCGGGTGTAAGCAACGCTTCGGGGGTCCCCACGTTCCGGGGGGAAGAGGGAATCTGGAACAACGAATTCGATCCGGCTGACTTCCGGATGGACCGCTTCGAACGCGACCCAGCGGGATTCTGGACGGACCGACTCGAACTCCACGAACGGATGTTCGGCGACGTGACTGGGCCAAACGACGCGCACCGTGCGCTCGCGCGACTGGAAGATCTCGGTGTCGTCGATGTCGTCGTGACGCAGAACACCGACGGTTTGCACGCCGAAGCAGGGACGAATCGACTCATCGAACTCCACGGCAACAATGCACGGTCGGTCTGTGTCGAGTGCGGAGAGTCCGTTCCGACCGAGACCGCACTCGATGACGTTCGTGCCGGCAACTCACCGCCGTCGTGTCCAGTTGTCGGGTGTACTGGTCACCTCAAACCCGATGTGGTGCTGTTCGGCGAGCGCCTCCCGGGGGGAGCGTACGATTCGGCCCGGCGGATGGCGTGGGAGAGCGACGTGTTCATCGTCGTCGGGTCGTCGCTGACAGTTGTCCCGGCATCGACGCTTCCCGAGGAGGCCGCAGAACGCGGCCAACTCGCTATTTTCGACACCGGCGAGACGGAGAAAGACCACCTCGCACACTACCTCGTGCGCGGCGACGCGACGGAGACGCTCCCAGCCCTTGTCGAAGCCGTACAGGCACGTTTGGGCCGCGAAGCTGACACCCGTGGTGTCGAAAACGTCACACAAGAAGGGTAA
- the purS gene encoding phosphoribosylformylglycinamidine synthase subunit PurS — translation MTTYTATVTVRLKQGVLDPEAETTKRALERLGFELESLRSADRFEVEMDAESVAAAEDRADEMAERLLANPTIHDYDVEVTEA, via the coding sequence ATGACGACCTACACCGCGACGGTGACGGTCCGCCTGAAGCAGGGCGTCCTCGACCCTGAAGCCGAGACGACAAAGCGCGCTCTCGAACGCCTCGGATTCGAGTTAGAGTCGCTTCGGTCGGCAGACCGGTTCGAAGTAGAGATGGACGCCGAGTCGGTGGCGGCCGCCGAAGACCGCGCCGACGAGATGGCAGAACGTCTCCTTGCGAACCCAACTATCCACGACTACGACGTCGAGGTGACCGAGGCGTAG
- a CDS encoding phosphoribosylaminoimidazolesuccinocarboxamide synthase, which translates to MTSVKEFRVETDPTADELGRGRFVFTNQYSVFDWGEMPDHVPKKGASLCTMGAFNFELLEVNDIPTHYVGVIEDGETTDLKECESPPTEMVIELTQVPDLPYVGGSGADAYDYDAYHEAADENYLIPLEIVFRNTVPVGSSLRTRGEPADYGLDADAWPDEAVSLPEPVVEFSTKYEEQDRYLDREEAESIAGRAELDRLEELALSVNHILNERAERAGFTHEDGKIECLYHDGTIKVADVVGTFDENRFSYDGQEVSKEVVRQYYKRTDPEWVEAVSEAKDRSREEGVADWRTLCEKSPDNLPASVLTAVSEMYAAGTNGYTDSEWFDAPTIEDAVERVRGL; encoded by the coding sequence ATGACCAGCGTGAAGGAGTTCCGTGTGGAGACGGATCCGACGGCGGACGAACTCGGTCGCGGCCGATTTGTTTTCACGAACCAGTACTCCGTGTTCGATTGGGGCGAGATGCCCGACCACGTCCCGAAGAAGGGTGCGTCGCTCTGTACGATGGGCGCGTTCAATTTCGAACTCTTGGAGGTAAACGACATCCCGACGCACTACGTCGGAGTCATCGAAGATGGCGAAACAACGGACCTGAAAGAGTGTGAGTCGCCGCCGACGGAGATGGTGATCGAACTCACGCAGGTTCCGGACCTGCCGTACGTCGGCGGGAGCGGCGCGGATGCCTACGACTACGACGCCTACCACGAGGCGGCGGACGAGAACTACCTGATCCCACTGGAAATCGTCTTCCGCAACACCGTCCCTGTCGGGTCGAGTCTCCGCACGCGTGGCGAACCCGCCGACTACGGTCTCGATGCCGATGCGTGGCCCGACGAGGCCGTTTCCCTCCCCGAACCGGTCGTCGAGTTCTCCACGAAGTACGAAGAACAGGACCGCTACCTCGACCGGGAAGAAGCGGAATCGATTGCGGGCCGCGCAGAACTCGACCGATTGGAGGAACTCGCCCTCTCGGTGAACCACATCCTGAACGAACGCGCCGAGCGTGCGGGCTTCACCCACGAAGACGGAAAGATCGAGTGTCTGTACCACGACGGAACGATCAAAGTCGCGGACGTGGTAGGGACGTTCGACGAGAACCGCTTTTCGTACGACGGACAGGAAGTGTCGAAAGAGGTCGTCCGACAGTACTACAAGCGTACCGACCCCGAGTGGGTCGAGGCCGTCAGCGAGGCGAAAGACCGCTCCCGCGAGGAAGGCGTTGCCGACTGGCGAACGCTCTGTGAGAAGTCGCCAGACAACCTGCCTGCGTCCGTCCTCACCGCTGTCTCGGAGATGTACGCCGCCGGGACGAACGGCTACACCGACTCGGAGTGGTTCGACGCGCCCACCATCGAGGATGCGGTCGAGCGGGTTCGAGGTCTATAA
- a CDS encoding histidine kinase N-terminal 7TM domain-containing protein: MVVVTDVYPALLLVAAAISVTLCVMTWRRSVTGSVAFSLNMLAVTLWLVGHTAEVMATSEALIRYWANVQWVAAIVVAPTWFLFVMAYLGKDQWLDPKRLAVLAVEPVVMLLLLATNNQFHLLWNEPHIDTVTLGWLFGETVTLAAAEPAVGTLAHVAFSYTLLFVGSLYLVRLALASASVYRWQSAAVLLGVSVPWVASAAALSDATSIDLTPVAFSVTGVALSFGLIRYRLLDLVPVARDAVVENLNDSVIVFDRHGRIVDVNDAALAFTDLDEPDVIGASAAEVFTEYTDLIERYRGVADMREEIAIEHEGVERHYEVDLTPITGRDGSRVGTLTVCRDITERRRRERELERKNNQLERFASVVSHDLRNPLQVATGNVELARETGSDDRLDRVEDALDRMDQIIDDMLELTRVDGDSIETSAVNIDSVSNAAWRNVATGDAALTVEAEAVVEADRDRLVQLLENLFRNAVEHGSSGETSEPAVEADGGGSLRVWVGTTENGFFVADNGPGIPVTERDTVFEAGHTTGSDGTGLGLSIVSQIANVHGWDVSVDESRAGGARFELTER; encoded by the coding sequence ATGGTCGTAGTGACCGACGTATATCCGGCGTTACTCCTCGTCGCGGCCGCAATTTCCGTCACACTGTGTGTCATGACGTGGCGGCGGTCTGTCACCGGATCTGTCGCGTTCTCGCTCAACATGCTTGCCGTGACGCTCTGGCTCGTCGGGCACACGGCAGAGGTCATGGCCACGTCGGAGGCACTGATACGGTACTGGGCGAACGTCCAGTGGGTCGCAGCTATCGTCGTCGCCCCGACGTGGTTTCTCTTCGTCATGGCGTACCTCGGTAAAGACCAGTGGCTCGACCCGAAACGACTCGCAGTACTTGCAGTTGAGCCGGTCGTGATGCTACTGCTCTTGGCCACCAACAACCAGTTTCATCTCCTCTGGAACGAGCCCCATATCGACACGGTCACGCTCGGGTGGCTGTTCGGTGAGACGGTGACGTTGGCTGCCGCCGAGCCGGCGGTCGGGACGCTCGCCCACGTCGCATTCTCGTACACGTTGTTGTTCGTCGGGTCGCTGTATTTGGTCCGACTCGCTCTCGCCTCCGCCTCGGTGTACCGCTGGCAAAGTGCGGCCGTTTTGCTCGGCGTCTCTGTGCCGTGGGTGGCAAGCGCCGCTGCACTGTCCGACGCGACGAGTATCGACCTGACGCCCGTCGCGTTCTCCGTCACTGGCGTCGCACTCTCTTTCGGACTCATCCGCTATCGCCTGTTGGACCTCGTCCCCGTCGCGCGCGACGCCGTCGTAGAGAATCTGAACGACTCGGTCATCGTCTTCGACCGCCACGGACGCATCGTCGATGTGAACGACGCCGCACTCGCCTTCACCGACCTCGACGAACCCGACGTAATCGGCGCATCGGCCGCCGAGGTGTTTACGGAGTACACCGACCTCATCGAACGGTACCGGGGTGTAGCGGATATGAGAGAGGAGATTGCGATTGAACACGAGGGTGTCGAACGACATTACGAGGTGGATCTCACCCCAATCACCGGGCGCGACGGCAGTCGCGTCGGGACGCTCACAGTCTGCCGCGACATCACGGAACGACGACGCCGCGAACGCGAACTCGAACGCAAGAACAACCAGTTAGAGCGGTTTGCGAGCGTCGTCTCACACGACCTCCGAAACCCTCTTCAGGTGGCAACTGGGAACGTCGAACTCGCCCGTGAGACGGGGTCTGACGACCGTCTCGACCGTGTGGAAGACGCGCTCGACCGGATGGACCAGATAATCGACGACATGCTCGAACTGACTCGTGTGGACGGTGACAGCATCGAAACCAGTGCAGTAAACATCGACTCGGTGTCGAACGCTGCGTGGCGGAACGTCGCAACGGGCGATGCCGCTCTGACGGTCGAAGCTGAGGCTGTGGTCGAGGCGGACCGCGACCGACTTGTCCAGCTCCTCGAAAACTTGTTCAGAAACGCCGTCGAACACGGAAGTTCGGGTGAGACGTCGGAGCCGGCGGTTGAAGCCGACGGCGGCGGCAGTCTCCGCGTGTGGGTCGGCACGACCGAGAACGGCTTTTTCGTCGCTGACAACGGGCCGGGAATCCCCGTCACAGAGCGTGACACTGTCTTCGAGGCGGGACACACGACCGGTTCCGACGGAACCGGCCTCGGACTGTCTATCGTCTCCCAAATCGCCAACGTACACGGGTGGGACGTGTCAGTCGATGAGAGTCGGGCCGGCGGTGCGCGATTCGAACTGACGGAGCGGTGA